In one Scyliorhinus canicula chromosome 3, sScyCan1.1, whole genome shotgun sequence genomic region, the following are encoded:
- the smim14 gene encoding small integral membrane protein 14 isoform X1: MTPPQIFLTTNSFGRLLEEPCPAMAEGGFDPCECICSHEHAMRRLINLLRQSQSYCTDNECLQELPGPSASNDGGMTLSMIVMAWMIIALVLFLMRPASLRRYQTGGKSHGPQNNPRQDPPAPPVD; encoded by the exons atgaCACCGCCTCAAATATTTTTGACGACCAATTCTTTTGGT AGACTGCTGGAGGAACCTTGTCCTGCCATGGCGGAAGGAGGCTTTGACCCTTGTGAATGCATCTGTTCTCATGAACATGCTATGAGAAGACTGATAAATTTG CTGCGACAGTCACAATCTTACTGCACAGACAATGAGTGTCTGCAAGAAC TACCTGGACCAAGTGCTTCCAATGATGGTGGAATGACATTGTCTATGATTGTGATGGCTTGGATGATCATTGCCCTTGTGCTATTCCTGATGAGACCTGCCAGTCTGAGACGGTATCAAACAGGTGGAAAGTCACATGGACCACAAAAT